A part of Ptychodera flava strain L36383 chromosome 11, AS_Pfla_20210202, whole genome shotgun sequence genomic DNA contains:
- the LOC139143889 gene encoding adhesion G protein-coupled receptor E1-like has protein sequence MVLFVLCLCVVLHSCAATGPRVESLGCWSDSITEPAIESLEGRSNILAGDYSHRQHPIKKCKDAARSFGFTIFAIQAGGFCTSSATALGTYDKYGASTNCDPNGRGGPGASEVYTIMTDCLPGWVILPGTRTCYLFNLELLVWSDAQEYCKENDAHLVIIRNEEKQAVINSMLAVHWFWYIGLVRNEPDGWKWLENGGSNGPLESTPSSENPEFFNWDFNQPNNEHTPIEEECVAISRWSFRWHDISCGAPLSSVCEKEIEGELTTSTAMSPPVTSVGLYNTLATTNKSTDMAFPAQTGGTKCVLYGAHSYSALRNVKHQRAPIVIEIFDGGEVAVDCHTGFTSLTNEYSRCLGGRWFPPLPTCLDIDECDDGTEQCGRLQTCINTVGSYQCVCQEGYSSDQGICIPLQMAGQQIIDGQSSPDVVCDEQFDTTFNVLWPETMSNGFTKWMPCPSKFEGLMVRFCDKFGKWDIPDTADCKSTHLANISKAATTVNNITDGAMLLQLLKHKMAGGDKLLGGDMLVTRGVLSTLATTEISNSTNEDEVLAIIKPFLEVSGMLLSNKFEKQWRALYKTYGPGKSAATVIKPIESFSETLYQYMIRTERNVYLKSNKIDVQGYFIDDHADAQRKNNRKPRSVEILQGNNIDITADYLTLPESFLQSVNSTAPENSLAVVIFIIRELEDVLPPHFKQKTSTKRTWVDSTTAIKKVYSLNTVLFSATLHSQRDNYTSHIFEEPVIVRLYEKKEGHSPQCSLLDSSAKNGIWDASECRFLLRSVDDSGRYVECGCDRLGPVGVIMTMGEEPVPFLHSARKILLGITSGLSAILIGYSFIMLCIARMTSDRYVVLSQSILSLAMFSTCTCISTYFDKDDGQTSEKEKCWNVAIFMDYLLLCNSVWMLNMCIQQVLRLMYVDRRMVARTVYFVVGWLLPAVVVAFSYLDGLPSKEDMASCRLITSTKTSAIPAYATVLVITGSAVIMCYARQIISTYLNKCEMEEGRRLWENIVSTRLLLSVFVVTRLVGYCAARTDNLLLGYLFAFLIFFEGSTVFMRCFAINIEVLTAIQIRLFGDADYKDALNEYQETENVRLTAQRQALIRANDIAKRRKQDLHHEIMMKRNRSKAIIRLFEISRTGNRVCPMTESEI, from the exons ATGGTTTTGTTTGTCCTGTGTCTCTGCGTGGTACTCCATAGTTGTGCTGCAACAG GTCCGAGGGTCGAGAGTCTCGGGTGTTGGTCAGACTCGATAACTGAGCCGGCGATTGAAAGTCTTGAAGGAAGGAGTAACATCCTGGCGGGTGACTATTCACACCGCCAACACCCCATCAAGAAATGTAAAGACGCTGCTCGCTCGTTTGGTTTTACAATCTTTGCCATTCAAGCGGGCGGCTTCTGTACTTCAAGTGCCACGGCCTTGGGAACATACGATAAGTATGGTGCCTCGACCAACTGTGATCCTAATGGTCGGGGTGGACCTGGAGCCAGTGAAGTTTACACTATAATGACAG ATTGTCTCCCGGGTTGGGTAATCCTACCTGGCACACGGACTTGCTATCTCTTCAACTTGGAGCTACTCGTATGGAGCGATGCTCAAGAGTACTGTAAAGAAAATGATGCCCATTTGGTAATAATAAGAAACGAAGAGAAACAAGCTGTCATTAACTCCATGTTAGCTGTGCATTGGTTTTGGTATATTGGCTTGGTTCGAAAC GAGCCCGATGGTTGGAAATGGCTAGAAAATGGAGGTTCAAATGGTCCACTGGAGTCTACCCCGTCATCTGAAAACCCAGAGTTTTTTAACTGGGATTTTAATCAGCCTAATAATGAACATACTCCAATCGAAGAAGAATGCGTTGCAATATCAAGATGGTCGTTTCGGTGGCACGACATTTCTTGTGGCGCTCCGTTATCTTCTGTTTGCGAGAAGGAAATCG AGGGGGAACTAACCACATCAACAGCGATGTCACCACCAGTGACTTCGGTCGGATTATACAACACCTTAGCAACAACCAACAAGTCAACCGATATGGCTTTTCCCGCTCAAACAGGGGGCACCAAGTGTGTTCTGTACGGTGCCCATAGTTATAGTGCTCTCCGTAACGTGAAACATCAAAGGGCGCCAatagttattgaaattttcGACGGCGGAGAAGTTGCCGTCGATTGTCACACTGGATTTACTTCACTCACCAATGAGTACTCAAGGTGCCTGGGCGGACGTTGGTTTCCTCCGTTGCCGACTTGCTTAG ATATAGACGAGTGCGACGATGGTACAGAACAGTGTGGACGCCTTCAGACATGCATCAATACAGTGGGGAGCTATCAGTGTGTATGCCAAGAAGGTTATTCTTCTGATCAAGGAATCTGCATTCCCTTGCAAATGGCTGGACAACAAATCATCGATGGGCAAAGCTCACCAG ATGTCGTATGTGATGAACAATTCGATACTACCTTCAATGTTCTATGGCCGGAAACCATGTCGAATGGTTTTACAAAATGGATGCCGTGTCCCTCTAAATTTGAAG GCTTGATGGTTAGATTTTGTGACAAGTTTGGCAAATGGGACATTCCTGATACAGCAGATTGCAAGAGCACCCATCTGGCTAATATATCAAAAGCC GCGACCACTGTCAATAACATTACCGACGGAGCAATGCTTTTACAGTTACTGAAACATAAAATGGCTGGCGGTGATAAGCTGCTTGGAGGTGATATGCTTGTAACACGGGGTGTACTTTCAACCTTGGCCACtacagaaatatcaaatagtACGAACGAAGATGAAGTTTTAGCGATTATCAAG CCTTTCTTGGAAGtaagtggtatgctcttgagTAACAAATTTGAGAAGCAATGGCGAGCACTCTACAAA ACTTACGGACCCGGAAAAAGCGCAGCAACAGTGATCAAACCCATCGAATCGTTCAGTGAAACACTCTACCAATACATGATAAGGACTGAGAGAAACGTTTATcttaaaagtaataaaatag ATGTTCAAGGCTATTTTATTGACGACCACGCAGATGCTCAACGTAAGAACAATAGAAAACCAAGATCTGTAGAGATTCTACAGGGCAATAACATAGACATTACAGCTGATTATTTGACGCTTCCTGAGTCATTCTTACAGTCGGTGAACTCGACAGCTCCAG AAAACTCTCTAGCAGTCGTCATTTTTATTATAAGGGAGCTTGAGGATGTTTTACCACCACATTTCAAGCAGAAAAC GTCAACAAAGCGAACTTGGGTCGACAGTACCACTGCAATCAAAAAAGTATACAGCCTTAATACGGTCTTGTTTTCGGCGACACTTCATTCGCAGAGAGACAATTATACATCCCATATCTTCGAGGAGCCTGTAATTGTACGATTGTATGAGAAGAAG GAAGGTCATTCGCCGCAGTGTTCACTTCTTGACAGTTCTGCCAAAAATGG GATTTGGGATGCATCTGAATGTAGATTCCTTCTGCGTAGTGTTGACGACAGCGGTAGATATGTAGAATGTGGATGCGACCGTCTCGGACCAGTGGGTGTGATTATGACCATGGGCGAAGAACCAGTC CCCTTCCTACACTCTGCTCgcaaaattttgttgggaatTACCAGTGGACTATCGGCAATTCTAATTGGTTACTCCTTCATTATGCTGTGTATTGCGAG AATGACATCTGATCGGTATGTAGTTTTAAGCCAATCGATACTCTCCCTTGCTATGTTTTCAACATGCACCTGCATATCTACTTACTTCGACAAGGATGATGGTCAGACATCCGAAAAG GAAAAGTGCTGGAATGTTGCTATCTTCATGGATTATTTGCTTCTATGCAACTCTGTCTGGATGTTGAATATGTGTATTCAACAGGTACTGCGGTTGATGTACGTCGACAGACGAATGGTCGCAAG GACTGTTTACTTTGTGGTGGGGTGGTTACTGCCGGCCGTCGTCGTAGCTTTCAGTTATTTGGATGGGCTCCCTAGCAAGGAAGATATGGCAAG TTGCCGGTTAATTACATCGACCAAAACATCAGCAATTCCGGCTTACGCAACGGTACTTGTAATCACG GGAAGCGCCGTAATTATGTGTTATGCGAGGCAAATTatcagtacgtatttgaacaaatgcGAAATGGAAGAGGGGAGGAGACTTTG GGAAAATATTGTGTCGACGAGGCTATTGCTCAGCGTGTTTGTTGTCACTCGTCTAGTTGGTTACTGTGCAGCGAGAACTGACAACTTGCTGCTTGGATATCTGTTTGCATTCCTCATATTCTTCGAG GGATCAACGGTATTTATGCGCtgttttgcaataaatattGAG GTTCTTACGGCCATACAGATCCGACTGTTTGGTGATGCCGATTACAAGGACGCCCTCAACGAATACCAGGAAACGGAAAATGTCAGATTGACTGCCCAACGCCAAGCCTTAATTCGTGCCAATGATATCGCAAAGAGGAGAAAGCAGGATCTTCACcatgaaataatgatgaagagGAACCGGTCGAAGGCCATAATTAGGCTGTTTGAAATC AGTCGAACTGGAAATCGAGTTTGCCCGATGACGGAATCGGAAATTTAA
- the LOC139143890 gene encoding uncharacterized protein, with product MEMVRIKCALLATLHAVCIGIVASKDTLSLVNGVSPYEGIVEVYIEDEWARICDTNFLSPWQMKEADVVCRQLGHPGAMWASSVSEGDEHDGMWLLDIDCNGDEESIQECSYDVSSEPQSSCNSAGVTCNYAHYIGCFDSSVNNPTLSERSKEDDQSMTIEACLEFCRSEVPTAHAGVQAGSWCYCGDEFELSLATENENCDSSCTGNDTQACGGTVFLVPSRYMGIYDVSMGDCGGSSLGSRGTVYSPGFPGRFDQSTLYDCAWHVTAPNNTVITSDFIMFDIKEGYFVEIVDVGSGEKQTFTENDDLYVGDTSFNRMDVKFYNEGQPVAGSDGIFALEWEAIYRCYHDGTVEHGTVYPDDQNRYDPGETLLLTCDIGHYPLTNVTNVTCLDDGTWNDELSDCIAIDCGEPDDIDNAEKYGDVFTYNSTVSYKCHDGYTIEYGDGDITCQADGQWSEQPMCIESPGDPTARYVGAFFGIIAILAIVGIIIALAVLCYRSHKAKNNQHPDDNYMATLEDAEPSHHYDVPKRSYFGGTDGTFTVKAADAPTHDYENTVNPTFTGYEAMTAMADEMTNPKRSNGDVADNVYNYPDGNARDSVYVFSDCHESESENIGSQKMDYSIGQSRGQGIGNPNDVIKTSVEQSTKAHAVRDNKTGLDGNKGFSVDTCTSPIYADIDENTFGFVDNDLYEPSDGAVRSQPRSSEYTKSSQDIDDASELKTSTNTNDNIHLSDHPATNANGNNTSQVPARYEPLTVFPADKSYTSLQSAKRDAVDRARSYTNNKDEDSAQVMDEQSKPETEDSVSDNETPPSTLAMTRQTSDIDGVTALPSDRQNTFGKSNGFANDNNMLIGNEDNADKCTSPVYADIDDVWFGFVDNVLYEHGDDAIPQPQSLDDDKSSRGGAIAPKPHAFDILDEKTPSEGISKLHTYGNIENPQFAGYESMSVVPEIENMQQQVQKGYINAGMEDDSAYVLGDSTELGGNGSGSHTVAPSHLLPAGTSGTNGNNDVISSTSPEQTALDESARFNKNNRSVYENEDSIGNKCTSPVYADIDDDTFGFADNVSYEKDGDAISRPREITFNDNDRKDSENDHSNKGSEEAYYSTI from the exons ATGGAGATGGTTAGGATCAAGTGTGCCCTGCTGGCGACCTTGCATGCCGTTTGTATCGGGATTGTTGCCTCTAAAg ACACATTGAGTTTGGTGAATGGAGTGAGTCCGTATGAAGGTATTGTTGAAGTTTACATTGAAGATGAGTGGGCAAGAATATGTGACACCAATTTtctctcgccatggcaaatgaAGGAAGCAGACGTAGTTTGTCGGCAGCTTG GGCATCCAGGTGCAATGTGGGCATCGTCGGTAAGCGAAGGTGACGAGCATGACGGCATGTGGCTTCTGGATATCGACTGTAACGGTGACGAGGAAAGTATTCAAGAATGCAGTTATGACGTATCTTCAGAACCACAATCGTCATGTAACAGCGCCGGAGTAACATGCAACT ATGCTCACTACATAGGCTGTTTCGACAGCAGCGTAAATAATCCAACATTAAGTGAAAGGTCAAAGGAGGACGATCAGAGCATGACAATAGAAGCATGCCTGGAGTTCTGTCGTAGCGAGGTACCTACAGCGCATGCTGGTGTGCAAGCTGGGAGTTGGTGTTACTGTGGAGATGAGTTTGAACTATCTTTAGCCACCGAGAATGAGAATTGTGATAGCAGCTGTACCGGAAATGACACCCAGGCCTGTGGTGGCACTGTCTTCTTGGTGCCTTCTAGGTACATGGGAATATATGATG TCTCCATGGGTGATTGTGGTGGCAGCTCCCTCGGCAGCCGAGGAACCGTGTATTCACCTGGGTTTCCGGGGCGATTTGACCAATCAACGTTGTACGACTGCGCCTGGCACGTAACGGCACCCAACAACACTGTGATCACTAGTGACTTCATAATGTTTGACATCAAGGAAGGATACTTCGTCGAAATAGTCGACGTTGGAAGCGGTGAGAAGCAGACATTCACAGAAAACGATGACTTGTATGTAGGCGACACATCATTTAATCGTATGGATGTGAAATTTTACAATGAGGGGCAACCAGTTGCTGGAAGCGATGGTATATTCGCACTGGAGTGGGAAG CTATCTACAGATGTTACCACGATGGAACTGTTGAGCATGGTACAGTATACCCTGACGATCAGAATCGATATGATCCCGGTGAAACGCTACTTTTAACGTGCGACATAGGACACTACCCGTTAACAAACGTAACAAATGTAACGTGTCTCGATGATGGTACATGGAACGATGAGTTATCCGACTGCATCG CCATCGACTGTGGTGAACCAGACGACATAGACAATGCAGAAAAGTATGGAGACGTATTTACATACAACAGTACGGTGTCCTACAAGTGCCATGATGGATATACAATAGAGTACGGAGATGGCGACATAACATGCCAGGCTGACGGTCAGTGGAGCGAACAGCCAATGTGTATCGAGTCCCCAG gAGATCCCACCGCTAGAT ATGTCGGGGCGTTCTTTGGTATTATTGCCATTTTGGCTATAGTTGGAATCATCATCGCATTGGCCGTATTGTGTTATAG GTCGCATAAGGCTAAGAACAATCAACACCCCGATGACAATTACATGGCAACGTTGGAGGACGCCGAGCCTTCGCATCACTACGACGTTCCAAAACGATCCTACTTCGGCGGTACTGATGGGACGTTCACGGTTAAAGCCGCTGATGCCCCAACGCATGACTATGAGAACACCGTGAACCCAACTTTCACCGGATACGAAGCCATGACTGCCATGGCCGACGAAATGACGAATCCGAAGAGATCGAATGGTGACGTCGCTGACAACGTTTACAATTATCCAGATGGCAACGCGAGAGACTCGGTGTATGTCTTTAGCGACTGCCATGAATCTGAGAGCGAAAACATTGGTTCACAGAAAATGGACTACTCCATCGGCCAGAGTCGAGGACAGGGGATAGGCAACCCTAATGACGTCATCAAAACTAGCGTGGAGCAAAGTACAAAGGCCCATGCAGTAAGAGACAATAAAACAGGGTTAGACGGAAACAAAGGCTTTTCTGTGGACACTTGTACCTCACCAATATACGCCGACATTGACGAAAACACGTTTGGATTTGTTGACAATGATCTCTATGAGCCGAGTGATGGCGCCGTCCGCTCACAGCCTCGTTCTTCTGAGTACACAAAATCTTCGCAGGACATAGATGATGCATCAGAATTAAAAACTTCAACCAACACAAATGATAATATACATTTGAGTGATCATCCAGCAACAAACGCGAATGGGAATAACACAAGCCAAGTCCCGGCTAGATATGAACCTTTAACAGTCTTTCCCGCCGATAAGAGTTACACGAGTCTGCAGTCAGCAAAAAGAGATGCAGTTGACAGGGCTCGTAGCTATACCAACAATAAAGATGAAGACTCTGCCCAAGTCATGGACGAACAAAGCAAGCCTGAAACTGAAGACAGTGTGTCAGACAACGAGACACCACCCAGTACGCTAGCCATGACGAGACAGACAAGCGATATCGATGGCGTCACTGCCTTGCCTTCCGACCGGCAAAATACATTTGgcaaaagcaatggattcgcaaACGATAACAACATGTTGATCGGAAATGAAGACAATGCGGACAAGTGCACATCACCAGTGTATGCCGACATTGATGATGTCTGGttcgggtttgttgacaatgtACTCTATGAGCATGGTGATGACGCAATACCGCAGCCACAGTCTTTGGACGATGACAAATCGTCACGGGGTGGCGCTATTGCTCCAAAACCACATGCATTCGACATCTTGGACGAGAAAACGCCTTCGGAgggtatttcaaaattacacactTATGGGAACATTGAAAATCCACAATTTGCTGGTTACGAGTCGATGTCCGTTGTTccagaaattgaaaatatgcagcaacaGGTCCAAAAGGGTTACATCAATGCCGGTATGGAGGATGACTCTGCTTATGTCCTCGGCGATTCCACTGAGCTCGGCGGAAACGGAAGTGGGTCACATACGGTGGCGCCATCACATTTACTACCTGCCGGGACGAGTGGGACAAATGGtaacaatgacgtcatttcctCGACTAGCCCTGAGCAAACGGCACTTGACGAAAGTGCgagattcaacaaaaataataGAAGTGTCTACGAGAATGAGGATTCTATTGGAAACAAGTGCACTTCACCAGTGTATGCCGACATTGACGATGACACTTTCGGATTTGCTGACAATGTCTCCTATGAGAAGGATGGTGACGCCATCTCGCGTCCTCGGGAAATAACATTTAACGACAACGATCGAAAAGATTCCGAAAACGACCATTCAAACAAGGGCAGTGAAGAAGCCTATTATTCTACAATCTGA